In Hippoglossus stenolepis isolate QCI-W04-F060 chromosome 13, HSTE1.2, whole genome shotgun sequence, a single genomic region encodes these proteins:
- the LOC118120351 gene encoding gamma-crystallin M3 has product MTMGKIIFYEDRNFQGRSYETSSDCADMSSFLSRCHSCRVESGCFMVYDRPNFMGNQFFVRRGEYSDYQRMGMSDCIRSCRMIPMHRGQFRMRIYERENFGGQMNELMEDCENMQERYRMSECQSSNVMDGQWLMYEQPNYRGKMMYLRPGEYRSFREMGMSSTKFMSMKRIMDSCY; this is encoded by the exons ATGACCATGGGAAAG ATCATCTTCTACGAGGACAGGAACTTCCAGGGTCGTTCCTATGAGACCAGCAGCGACTGTGCCGACATGTCCTCCTTCCTGAGCAGGTGTCACTCCTGCAGGGTGGAGAGCGGCTGCTTCATGGTCTACGACCGCCCCAACTTCATGGGAAACCAGTTCTTTGTGAGGAGGGGCGAGTACTCTGACTACCAGCGTATGGGCATGAGCGACTGCATCAGGTCCTGCCGCATGATCCCCATG CACCGTGGCCAGTTCAGGATGAGGATCTACGAGAGGGAGAACTTCGGCGGTCAGATGAACGAGCTGATGGAGGACTGCGAGAACATGCAGGAGCGTTACCGCATGTCCGAATGCCAGTCCAGCAACGTGATGGACGGCCAATGGCTGATGTACGAGCAGCCCAACTACAGAGGCAAGATGATGTACCTGAGGCCCGGAGAGTACAGGAGCTTCAGGGAGATGGGCATGAGCAGCACCAAGTTCATGAGCATGAAGCGCATCATGGATTCCTGTTATTGA